GTAGGCTGGGACCCACCTCTTTTGCCAGCTGGCTGCCCAGACATACAAAGCTACAACATCTATGTGGATGAAGAGCTACGTCAGAACGTGAAGAGTGGCCTTCAGACCAAAGCAGTGATTGAGAAGCTGGACTTGCAGAGCAAGGCCTACCGCGTGTCCGTGCAGGCGGTGACCGAGCGCGGCAGGTCCGACAGACTGCGCTGCACCTTCTTTGTGGGGCAGGATTTTGGGGTGGCACCCACCATGCTCAAAGTCAGGAGTGTCACTGCCACGTCAGCAGAGGTCACGTGGCTCCCCTGCAACAGCAACTACAGCCACGCCGTGTACCTCAACGGGGACCAGTGCGACGTGACCAAGCCTGGGGTCTACTGGTACACCTTCCACAACCTGCAGCCCAGCACCCAGTACGTGGCCAAGCTGGAGGCCAGGCCCATGAAAACACCCTGGGAAGAGGTGccagaggggcaggagcaggactcAGCTGTGATTCACTTCACTACCCCACTAGCAGGTATCCCATGCAGCGCTCGGAGCCGTGCGCTCGGCCGTTCCCTTGCTGGGAAGCCTTGGGATGAAGGGAAGCCAGGTTGATTAGGTCCCAAAGCCTGAGGTGCTGTACTGTTTTGTCttaatgttttccttctttcttttttttacaattttattaCCCCCTTTGCTTTGGTTTGCTCTGGGaagaccccccccccccccccccgtgcaTGCctgccgggcagggcaggggagagctgGTTTGCCATGACCTCGCTCGAAGGGTCGCTGCAGCTTGGCCTCAGCTACTTTTGCAAAATTCTGTTCTCTGTGCATTAAAGCTTTCACAGAACAAGAGCACCTTGTTTCCTCTGGCTCTGCCTGTAATTTCCCAGGACTAGCCTGGGTGTTCTGGTTCAGGTCTCCTGTGGCAAAGCTGGTGTGGGAGTTTGCTCTTTGAGTCGAACCAAAGTTGAGCCTTATGCTGTAGCCAGGTAAGCAAGAGGAGCGTGTTTTTGGTCTTTCACAGGCACACCTGATGCTCCTTTGGATGTCCAGGTAGAAGCTGGTCCCTCTCCAGGTATCCTTGTTATCAGCTGGTTACCTGTCACCATTGATGCTGAGGGATCGTCCAACGGGGTCCGAGTCACCGGCTACGCCGTGTACGCCGATGGACAGAAGGTtggtgctgggcaggaggggctgggactggAGTAACAGGCAGTGTCACAGCCTCAAAGCATGGAAAGCTGGATCCAGAAGCGTGTCCTGAGGAGACAATCCCAGTCCTTGGCCTGGAAAGGAGTGGTATCAGGGAGGGACATTGTTTGGGGGGTGTGATTCACACCAGAAAAGGCATCTCTCCAGCTTTTTGATGTGGTTTTGATGTAGCTAAGCTGGGAAAGCTCCTGTGGCAGGACCTTGGAGTAGCAGAACAGGACAATTAGtgtcagtctcctctgctcacCTCAGGCACTGGCCTGATCctttgggaaggaaggagctCAGTGAGTCTACAGGCCATGGACAGAGCACTAGTTCAAGGACACAGCCTTGGGGCTTGTCTCCAGACTGTAAGGAGTGAGGTGTAGTTCTCCATCAAGAAAGGTACATCAGAAGCAATGTGACCAGCAGGGATAGGGAGGGGATTTTCTccactcaggtgagaccccacctgcagtgctgcctccagctctggggcaccGACATCAGAAGGAGCAAGTCCAGAAGAGGGGCAAATATAGTCATGTTTTATAGAATATCCAGTTTCTCATATGATTATGGTAACAATTTCCCTTTACTGTTCATTCTGCCCTCAGAAGGTGAGAATTTTGCACACCTACTCTCCAGAGCTTTGGTGTCTGTCTTAACTTTGGATCAGGAGTTGTTCTTCTCAGAAGGGCTCAGCTGTGCACAAACAGTAATTCCTCCCGGTTCTTTTGCTCCCAGGTGATAGAAGTTACTTCTCCAACAGCTGGGAGTGTCCTGGTGgacctgtcccagctccagatGTTCCAGGTGTGCCGGGAGGTTTCGGTGAGGACGATGTCTCAGTACGGGGAGTCGGTGGACTCGGTTCCAGCCCAGATTTCCTCGCTCTTGCTCCGAGCCTATCCCTGCACTTCACCTGCCTCCACCACTGTTAcctccaggctgcccaggggcGTTCCCAGgggctccctgcctgcccacagcccaTCCACACCCCCCACTCCTGCGCTCCTGCTCCGACAGAACATTCCTGCTGAGAGCTCAGATGCCAAATTGACTGATGTCTCCTCCGGCCCGGTGCGGGCTCTGCCAGAGAAAGCCTCCTCAGCACCACACCTCtcttctcccagtgctcccttgGTGCAGGATTTGGGCACTTCCCCACAGGGATTGGATGCTGCAGGAGACAAGAAATGCCTGTCTGTGCCTCCCCAGCAGGCTGGGAACACAGTGCTCCATGGGGAGGGCCCTGCCAGGGAACCAGGATTACAAGGCCTGGGAGAAGGCACAGAGGTGCAGGTAAGTGCTGCCATCTCCTGCCCAGTGCCATGTGTGCTGGCAGGGGGAATGGAACAAATGCCACTGAGCATCTTTCTGTGGCATTCTTGCCTTTGGGTCATCATCCAGTGGTTGGGAAACTCTCGGGGAGTTTTGGCTGATGTAGTGTACAGGTGAGGCTCACCTCTTGATCACATGTGCAAGCAGATCAGGAACAGAGTCAGGAAAGCAAGAATTTGCAGAGTTAGAGGGTGATAAGAGTGTTCCCTCCTTTGTAGAGCGAAGTGGGTGGTCCCAGGATGGAAATTGTCCTTCTCACTTGAGATGTGAGTGTTGCTGTCAACAAAGGCAAACAGCTGTCAGATGAGACATGAGATCAGGCCCTGTCTGGCTTTTGTCTGAGCCCAGGGGATATTTAAAAGCTTGGCAATGCAGTGTTTGAATCTCCCTGGACTCTGATCCTTCAGTATTTTCAAAGCAGATAAGGACAAGATTGTGCTCCACTGCAAAATGCAGGGAGGCTGCCTTGGAGTGAGAGAAAGAGGGGGTTGATGAAGGCCCACCTGCCTTACCCTCCTTGTTCCTGGGGCTCCATTCCTCCATCTCCCAGAGGTTTTCTGAAACACCAAACTGAACTGGtttaaaaacagatgaaaaatccCTGTAATCCAACCAGGATTAGGATACCTAATCAGGAGCTTGTTGTACTTTTCTGTGTATGTTCTTCTTCATTAATTCCCCTTTTCTTCACAGCCTTTACAGCTCCAGGGTAGTGCCAAGCCAACCTGCCAGGGAGGGTGTGGGACATTCCTCTGGCCTATGAGAGTGGGAAATGACTTTGTACAGTTTGGGCTCTTCTTGCTATTTTTAAACTAGTTATTGTCAATACAGGTCTGGGGCTTTACCTGAGCCAGGTGTGgtggccagagctgcagcagtaGAAGCACCATGTGtcccttgctccagggctgccaaCCTTCCCAACTGCCAAAATATTCATATGCCAACAACACAGAGCACATCAGAGGGTCGCAGAGTTTGGGGTGATAAGGACCCCCTTTTGGTGCTTAAGTACCCTGAGATACCTCCCCTTGATTTCATTGGTTTTCAATTTGTTTCCCAGATGGAACAATCTGGATCCAaagctccagagctggaaggCCCCTCTGACAGCAGCGTGAAGCTCCATGTGGAGACCTGCTCCGTGGAGGAGTCCCCCAAAGGTCCCAGTGCTGacagagaggaggcagaggagaagcACCTGAGCCCAGAGCCTGTGTCCTCACCCAGCCAGGCTGAGGGGACACAGGACACCTTCCGAGACGGGAACGCGGGCgggagcagctgcaggttgTCTCCTGGCAAGGAGGTGATGAAAGAAATGTCCAGAGTGAAAAGAGAGGTTTGTTTAACCTTGGTTGAGTGTCTGTGTCCACGGAGAGATGTGGATTGTGTTTGACATCCCGAGTTTTCCATCCTTAGGCAGTGctgctcttctgcaggctgatgGTTGCATATGTGTCGATATGTTGCTGCCTTAGGTGCttcccactttttttcctgccactCTTGAGCTGTGTGTGTACTAGAGACAGGAAAAACACTCCTTTATTGCTGGAATAGAGCCTGGGAGGACTGAGaaaatctgttttgcttttcaatagcaagaagaaaaactgGCTGAAATGGGCCGCCGGCAGCTGACCCTGTTCTCTGAGCACAACCGGAGTTCTGAGCTGTCAGATAttttggaagaggaggaagaagatgaactgtCTTCAGAAGCTCTGGAAGACAAGAAATGGGACCAGAGTGAGCCATGTAACCAGGAGAATGGGGAAAAGGTAACTTGTCCAGGGCATTGCTCGTGGGGGGTGCCAGTGCAGCCATCCCATGCCATCAGCTCACAGCAggaggtgctgggctgagcccagtgctCCCAACAGTGCTTTCCTAAggtcctgcctgctctgcttgtACTCCCAGGCTTAAGGTAGTAAAAACACGAGTTCTCTTGGAGAGGGAAGGGTGTTCATATGCAATGAATGTAGCTGGGGTTTAATTAGTTGGAAAAACACACAGTGTGATGTGAACTTTAGACCCCAGGGTTAAAATCGATCCTATTGAACGAGTTCTTAACACAGATATAAACAGGGAACAGATAGAGATCTGTAAATCCACCCACCTATACATCCTGTACCAGCTCACCTTCCCTCCTAAGGCATGGGATTCTTGGGATGTCCCATGCAGAGCCAGgacttggacttgatgattgctgtggctcccttccagctcaggatattccatgattctgtgatattttggCTTAGACCTTGTTGTTCTGTGTAGCCAGGGATGGCTTGtaggagcagagctgtggctttGCAGTTCAGTAGCTGCAAGGGAGGAAATCCTGAGTGAGCTGAGTGACCAGATTAATTCACGTTCCAAGAGTTCAAGCTGGTTCATGTGCTTGAATGCACCTGTGGCAGGTGATGTGCTTCTGACTGCATGGCTGGGAAGTGCTGTGGAATCCTACAAATTACAGCAGTTGGGATGAACATCCACGAGAGAAAGTACTGAGGGTGAAAGACTGGGAAATTAGAAGGATTTGAAGGAACTGTGGTATGTCTGGATGGCAAGAAAGGACcatctttgggttttttatgcAACCAAAGAACATCTGTAGTTGATGGTGCCCTgtgtggctgctgctctgcagggacagggctgctgAGCACTAAATGGTAGCAGACACTGCAATGATTCTGGAATAAATTTGCTActgctccttttctccttctgaagGAGCTTCTGCTTCCCAGGTGAGGGATGGGACCTGCAGTGCAGCATATCTGGAGCTCCAGGAGGGCCTGgtggctggaggggctgggtcTGCCTGGGAAGGAGTTGTTGGAAGGGCTTCCAGCTGTTGGgattgcagtggaaaaaaatggaagaaaagcagcttcctgagaggagaaaagaggaaataagaACGTTCAAGAACACCATtctttgtttttgggttttttttcctgagtgttTTATTGGCCTGAATGATTTTGgttgttcaggttttttttctgttgagcTGAGCAAACTGGTGCTTCTTGACCTGATAAAGTGATTATTTTCTGCCCTGGCAGTGACAGGGTGGGGGTGACAAGATGCTGAATGGGGAGAGGACATCAGGATCAGGAATCTTTAGGGCACAGAGCTCCCAACACTGCCTTACAGAGTGAAGGAAGATGGTGACTGGAGCAGGCAaagtcccagcagagctgttttctAGGATTCTGTGTATCTGGTTATGTTTTCTGTTATCTCAGGACTCCTCAGCCAACTCTTTCAGGATCTGGATGATGAAAACAAGGAGAggtgctgcttttaaaatggtTAACCTCAAATAAATTGTTTAATTTCTGAAAGCGTTTATTATCTTAAAACTCAAAAGCAGAAGCCACAAGTTTGCAAACAGCTAAAATAAGTCTTACTGGACTACTCCTAGTTGCTACTTACAAGGTAGGAGCCTAAAATGTCTTTAGAACACATAATGATATAAATTATCAGGGAAGTTGAACAAGAGACCTCCAGAGGTGTCTTCCAACTGAAATTACACCTGGGATTCTCccttttattttactgtaaatATAATAAGAAACAAACCCATAAATTCTACAGTTGGTCCATGACAAATGTTAAAATTCAGCAGCATTTTCCCCAAAATTTGCTGTAACCTGGTAGGCTCTCACCCAGCTGCAAGTCTGTGTGACCCTTCGAGGTGAAGGGttttcctgtgtgtttgtgGGACTTCTGGAAGGTGATGGGAAGGGCCCAGGGCAGGTCCTCCCATAGCAGCAGCATCTCCAAGGGGTGTCTTTAGTGCCCCAGCACGAGGACAGAGGGGAGGGGGGCTGCAGGTCCGTGTGTGAGCTCAGCCCTGACGTGGAGGGATGAGCTATTCCTGCCCCTCATCCCAGCCTGGGGGTGAAGCCATGGGAAGCACGTGGCAGGAGgagaggtgctgcaggcagtggtgTGTGTacaggagaggctgggagggagctCTTCCATGCATTTGCCTTCCTCGCTTCCCGCTGCATTGCTGGTTCATCCGACCGCGTTTGCCAGAAGATCCATCGCTGtctctgccccttcccctcGCTTGGCTGCAGCCACGGCTccatcctgctgtgctgggagggaacCAGGGTCACTTTGCCGCTCGttttaatgtttatttcctctcttttttcctctgcttgtCCTGGCTGTGGCTTTTCTCGGGGTCTGGGTGTACAGATGGATCTTTGTGATACTGACAGCGATGAGGAGATTCTGGAGAGGATACTGGAGCTCCCGCTTCAGAAGAACCACAGCAAGAAGTTGTTCAGCATCCCTGAAGTGACTGAGGacgaggaggaagaggaggatgagaaGTGTGtgacagaagaaaagacagaCCCTCAAGATTCCTTGGAAACACAGACCTACCATTCAGGGAGAACAGAGAAGCCTCCCAACAGCAAGGAGCCATTTCCAAAGGCAGATGGGAATAACACCTCTGTGGTGTCTGCTCAGACTCCACAGGAGGAGCATGGTGCtaaggagagcagaggggatGCTGACCATGCAAACCCTGCCTTTGGCCAGCTGGCCTGGGCTCAGAAGAAGGCAAACTGGAACTGGGGCTACCAGGAGAATGATCCGAAGCCTGTGAGTGGAGCAAGTCCCTCTGGGAGCAAGAAGAAGGGAAATAACTATCGAGAGAAGATCCGGAGTCGGCCTGAGATGGGTAGGAAGAGACAGAGTGATTTAACAGAGCACTGCAGTCGCCTGCTGGGCAACTGCAGCCAGATGGGCAGTGGGTTGTACAGAGCTCCCAGCCTCAGGGAGGAGCTCAACGTggtcagcagtgccagtggTAAGGAGGGGATGGATCTGTACAGCCGTGCCAGACAAGGcaccctaaggaaaaaaaccccaaaggcaGCGGGTTCAGGGGGCACAGAACCTGCCGTGATGGCCACgcgctgctccagccccaggagccTGGAGATAGACATTGAATACGACTCCGAAGACGATCAGGATTCGACCTGTGCTTCCTCCCCTGAGAGCAGGCTGTGGCCAGAGAGGTCCCAGAGCTCTCAGGGCGACTGGAGTGATTGCTCCAGTCAGTCTGAGGCTCCCCACACGGATGGCAGAAGGGACCTGACCAGGCTGGAGGTGATGGAAGAGCAGGGTTTGGAATGGGCCGCGTCTCCGAGCCGGCGCGTGCGGTTCTTCCACCGGGAGAAGGAAtgtgagagcagctctgaggagcagggctgggagctggactGTAAGTCACCTGGCTGGAGAAGGAGGCTCGAACATCCTTCGAAGGGGATACGTAGCACCTCCTTGCACAAAAGGGTTGGGTGACTTTTCCTATTCTGGCTTTGAAGCAGCTTGCAGTGGCTCTGgcttccctctgcttccctggccTGCCTGTATCTTGCTTTGTTCAGTGTTGTCCAGAGAGAAAGGAGCCTCCTCTAGGATTGTCTGGAAGAATATCTGAGAGATTCTGTAGTTCTGTGCTGCTCCGTGGCTTTTCTTGTAGTagctgcttctgcttttcctgctccctGACCGAGTGGCACCGATGCAGTATTCCTTTTCACTCTGGCTCTTCCTCCCCACGgcaggaggctgtgggagggacccAAATGAAAATCCCTCCTGAAATAAGCTCATTGGTGTAGATCCTGACTGTAATGTCATTGCCTCCCCTGGAAGTGCCCTTTCCTGCCTCCTCACCCTCGCCCGGGGGATCATCGCTGGGGCCTGGCAGGGCTCCTGCCTGTCCTCAGATCTGTTTTCCAACTCCCTTGGTATTTCCAGCTCTAGAGTGTCCCTGAAGAGGAATGTTGCATTTGGATGCTCTGCTCTTTGTGGAGTGCATTTGGGCTGAGCGCTGCTCACTGAGTCACAAGGCAGAGGCTGCTACTAACTCTGGTGATTCCAATTGCAGGCATCCAGTAATAAAGATTCCAGGGGCCCGGAGCTGGCCGGCACAGCCGCCTGGCAGGCTCCCGGCAGGAGACGGAGCAAGAGCGTAAGAAGAAGCCAAATGCAGAAACCTTTGCTCTCCAGTGCAGGTGAGCAGGAATGGGGAAGAGAGGTGGGCAGCAGGAGACAGGGAAGCTCCTGGaagaggcagggagaggctggcagggagcacCTGGGCcgtgcagggctgtggcacgGGCAGGGTGCTGATGTCCTCTCTGGTGTGTCCCCTCTGTGCACAGGTCCTCCCAGGAGCACCGCTCCAGAAACCTCTGCCAAGGAGGATGGCATTAGGATATTTGTGGCTCTCTTTGACTATGACCCTGTCTCTATGTCTCCTAACCCTGATGcagcagaagaggagctgcCATTTAAGGAGGGACAGATCCTGAAGGTAAAAGAGTAGTGAATTCCTATTCTGTATGGATCCATCTGGTGTTCCAGGGACAGCAAAACCCTTGGgaggtctgcagcttcctcaggagggaagcagaggggcagcactgatctcttctctcttgggaccagtgacagaacctgagggaatggctgggctgtgtcaggggagaaTTAAGTTGAatgttaggaaaaggttcttccccccagagggtggttgacactgaacaggctccccagggcagtgggcacagccccaaggctgccagagctgaaggagtgtttggacagcgctctcagggacagggtgggattgttggggtgcctgtgcagggccaggagctgaactccatgatccttgtggatcctttccagctcaggatattccacgGTTCTTTCTCTGTGCATCTCAGTCCCTGCAGCACCAACAGTGTCTGTCCTGTGCTTTCCCTTGCAGGTGTGTGGAGACAAGGATGCTGATGGCTTTTACAGGGGTGAATGTGCAGGAAGGGAGGGATACATCCCATGCAACATGGTCTCAGAAGTGCAGGTGGACAATGATGAACTCAAGAAGCAGCTCCTGAAGCAAGGATTCCTGCCTGCTGACACAGCCACGGAGAGCCAAGGTACTgggtctgtgtgtgccctgctgCTGAACTGTGAAAAGCTCAGTCGTGCTGTGTGGCCAGAGCAGCCCACCAAAACCATCCATAGGGCTGTCCTGGCATCTGCAGCCTGGTTTGGTGGCTGCACAAGCAGGGAGGTCTCTCTGGCTGAGAGAGGAAGGTGTTCCCAGCTCTCAGTTCGTTCCTgactcctggagctgctcctgtcCTTGAGGTGTGTGAACTCAGCAGAGAGGGAGTGAGGCTGATCCTGACTTGGGAGGGGGAGACAAAAAGGTTTGGAAGGCAGCTGAAGGATGTGAATGAGAGTTTTCACTCACTGAACCCAGGGGGGTGACCCTGCTCTTGGGTGAGAGAATCTGGGACTTGGGAATGGAGGAAGATGGGGAGGGAAAGGTATGAGACAAGGCAGGCAGCAGGAGTgtacagggagcagagctggtcCTTGGGTTCCTCCTTACTTACTCCCTGGAGTATGTGGCCCAGTGCTTTGTGCACTGCAGAGACTTTCCTGTTTCTTCCCACTCATGtactgggagagaggagaggaaccATCCCTGGGATGTGCAGCCAGCACAGGCTCAGTCAGGCTCAGGGGCTGCCCCTGCTGTCACCACTGGTGTCCCAGTGCCTGTCCCTTATCCCTCTCATATCTCATCCTGCACCCTCTGTGTGCCCTCTGCTACCAGTGCCAATTGTTGGACCTGCTCCACTTGTTAAAACACGAGGAAATTCCTATTTTGGAATCCCTGTTTCCCTACCAGttctgcagggagaagcagcacaaGTGTGGGTCGTGGCAAAGGAAAGCCCTGACACTACCTGGGCTGTTCCTCTGcccaggaaaaaacccaaccaatcCAAGAATAAGGAAacccaagaaaaaaagcagcagtccAACTTGTTCCCATTTCTGTGCAGGGAGACCCAGTATCCAGCCCCAATAAGTCTttagatctttaaggtcccttccaatccaaaccattctgtgattccaaagGGCTGACATTGCCCAGCTCCTGAATGTGGGTCCCTGGAAGGTTGATCCTGAGGAGCACAGGGGTCAGAGGAGCCTGATGCTTTcactgtgtgatttttttttttttggtaggtttGTCCTTCAGCCTCTCTCATGTCTAGGAAGAGGAGATTTGAATAAGGTGTTTTTCATATCcatactctttttttcctgtgtgtatCCTCCAGTGCCCAGAGATGGCTGGATCCCTGTAGTGACCTTTGTCCCTCTGTGGATTACACAAGGCTTTCTGTCCCCTGCCCTATTGGATACTCTTGGAAAAATCAAGGAACTCAATAGCTCTGAGACTTCATGAAACATGGAGGGTGTGAAAGTCTTCAGGAGGGTGGTGGTAGTGGAAAAGATGtaccttgtgtgtgtgtgcagggagtgACCACAGgttcagcactgctgaggccacactTTGAAtcctggggtcagttttgggcccctcattgcaagaaagacattaaggggctggagcatgtccagggaagggaatgcagctgggaaaggatctggagcagcaggagcagctgagggagctgggggggctcagcctggggaaaaggaggctcagggggatcttctcactctctgcaactccctgacaggaagGGAGAGCGGGtgggggttggacttgatgatcttaaaggtcttttccaaccttaaggGTTCTCTGATCCCTtggcagctgggctggctgtccctctgctgttttcctgctgccatAAACCCCTGTCACAGCCTTGTAACTAAGGAAATGGCCTTGGACATGCTGGTCTGGGCACTCCTTCTGCAGGTTCTTTGGGGATTTCATCCAGTACTGACCCTGCTCAGTGCAGAAGCTTTAGCTAGAGACCTCCCTagatcccttcccacctcaCCTGGCACTTCTGAGGTGTTAACAGAACAAGGTTTTATTTTGTCCTTGTGATCCTGCTTCTGAAAGTTAAATTGCAGCAAAGCCTGTCTGCTGTGGCCTGTGGAATGGCTGAAAGGCATGAGCACAGTGTGGATTTCTGTGTGTATTTGGGATGTGGATCATGCCTCCCCCGAGTCCACATACAAGGACTGGAGATTTGGGCTTTGCCCACAGAAATCACAGTGCCAGCTTCCCGGGGGAGGCACGTCCCACCACTGTTCCCTGTTCACTCTTCAAGGTGCTTTTTCACTTTCCATTATTCACTGTCTGTTTCTCTTGtctgtttatttgcttttttttggtgtttttacGAAGGAAATGGCACATTTTCTCCACCTCCACGCCGCCAAACCGTCCCTCCTCCAAAACCCAGACGCTCCAAGAAAGGTCTGTGTCACCCACTGCCTCCTCTTTGCTTTCTGCACTAGGATTACAGACTGCATTGAATTTTTGCTACTTGCTTACAGGACCCCCAGATGTTTGTCTCTGTACGACTGCTAGGAAGTGGAAAGAgagcccatccctgtgctggtgtTAAGTTTTTAACAACAGTGATGTCTTTTATAGTTTTGGAGCTTGACCTCTGCTTCTTGTTACGTCCCTGAGTCCTGGTTACTGGCGTAGACTTTGAGTTGCATGACCAGTTTGCTTCTGTTGTTTGCTGCCTTGgtctttgttctttttattgTGGTTTGTCACCTGTGTCTTGTGGTCACTGTGGCAAGATGAGCTCTCACTGATGAGGCATTTTCTtccccccagcagggctggataAGCAGGAGAAGTACAAGTCTCAGCCAGGTGagaattgctcttttttttacCACGATTGATTGAA
This is a stretch of genomic DNA from Pseudopipra pipra isolate bDixPip1 chromosome 21, bDixPip1.hap1, whole genome shotgun sequence. It encodes these proteins:
- the TSPOAP1 gene encoding peripheral-type benzodiazepine receptor-associated protein 1 isoform X3, with product MQEPERGVPSAAPAAGDAAPAAPACPDRDTRDGAGGDTDTVGCRLPTGSERDGAPQPQEESPGTPRVPPPDPQRVHSAPELVRPLRAMERTDRPPQSGADYGFLVSQNTKLLSALEDLRHRCSSLAEENSLLRRSCFPQTEEKVKHLKRKNAELAVIAKRLEERARKLQEANLKVVTAPVALKGSSLELCKKAFARQRAKDLTEQASALLAKDKQIEALQQECRELQAKLSAGKDDPRCLNVIEFDRLLRESQREVLRLQRQIALKNFKECLRPPKMSPGSARPSTAPRLGPNTGSKGSPLPKEASLGDPALGGRARREVEPGVQPLGPASEGHENFPPKNAITGQETRKQIQQLEFELKKKRKKCENLEHEVRKKHKRCKELEIQLQEVQSENARLAEENLQLNERAGWAGQVESENADLKLQVVLVTKERDSVIQTNQGLQTKLENLEQVLKHMRNVAERRQQLEVEHREALLVLQEKQEEVRRLQQAQAEARREHEGAVQLLEARVKDLEDQCRSQTEQFSLLSQELQQFRLQTGKIDLLTSTLVTSELPLALCSSTPQPPWEKESTVPGLLPHQSTKKAHNEVAEELESSLRVPDTPGGSPAAPTSAQKQAKKVESQSSSSKSESMHNSPKSCPTPEVDTASEMEELDVDSISLMPEPGSQGPAKLQVFLARYSYNPFDGPNENPEAELPLTAGEYIYIYGDMDEDGFFEGELMDGRRGLVPSNFVERVSDDDLVTFLPPELNDLTHSSYQEKSLVSASTSSGDKSDFSIEESSISPLASRAEGDQEEPVSHTAVPYPRKLTLIKQLARSIVVGWDPPLLPAGCPDIQSYNIYVDEELRQNVKSGLQTKAVIEKLDLQSKAYRVSVQAVTERGRSDRLRCTFFVGQDFGVAPTMLKVRSVTATSAEVTWLPCNSNYSHAVYLNGDQCDVTKPGVYWYTFHNLQPSTQYVAKLEARPMKTPWEEVPEGQEQDSAVIHFTTPLAGTPDAPLDVQVEAGPSPGILVISWLPVTIDAEGSSNGVRVTGYAVYADGQKVIEVTSPTAGSVLVDLSQLQMFQVCREVSVRTMSQYGESVDSVPAQISSLLLRAYPCTSPASTTVTSRLPRGVPRGSLPAHSPSTPPTPALLLRQNIPAESSDAKLTDVSSGPVRALPEKASSAPHLSSPSAPLVQDLGTSPQGLDAAGDKKCLSVPPQQAGNTVLHGEGPAREPGLQGLGEGTEVQMEQSGSKAPELEGPSDSSVKLHVETCSVEESPKGPSADREEAEEKHLSPEPVSSPSQAEGTQDTFRDGNAGGSSCRLSPGKEVMKEMSRVKREQEEKLAEMGRRQLTLFSEHNRSSELSDILEEEEEDELSSEALEDKKWDQSEPCNQENGEKMDLCDTDSDEEILERILELPLQKNHSKKLFSIPEVTEDEEEEEDEKCVTEEKTDPQDSLETQTYHSGRTEKPPNSKEPFPKADGNNTSVVSAQTPQEEHGAKESRGDADHANPAFGQLAWAQKKANWNWGYQENDPKPVSGASPSGSKKKGNNYREKIRSRPEMGRKRQSDLTEHCSRLLGNCSQMGSGLYRAPSLREELNVVSSASGKEGMDLYSRARQGTLRKKTPKAAGSGGTEPAVMATRCSSPRSLEIDIEYDSEDDQDSTCASSPESRLWPERSQSSQGDWSDCSSQSEAPHTDGRRDLTRLEVMEEQGLEWAASPSRRVRFFHREKECESSSEEQGWELDCKSPGWRRRLEHPSKGIRSTSLHKRASSNKDSRGPELAGTAAWQAPGRRRSKSVRRSQMQKPLLSSAGPPRSTAPETSAKEDGIRIFVALFDYDPVSMSPNPDAAEEELPFKEGQILKVCGDKDADGFYRGECAGREGYIPCNMVSEVQVDNDELKKQLLKQGFLPADTATESQGNGTFSPPPRRQTVPPPKPRRSKKAGLDKQEKYKSQPGQKHEDIEAELLTPRRMVAVFDYNPKESSPNADVEAELTFSAGDVITVFGSMDDDGFYYGELNQQRGLVPSNFLEAAPSDGDVGEEFHSKDKEASPLSAESQLNPDGCVDQSDSSPTPPSPPPSCLVPCPEQASLPLLTRSDGPGQSKKKRSFFFKGKNLFKKLGSNKKN